One part of the Plodia interpunctella isolate USDA-ARS_2022_Savannah chromosome 28, ilPloInte3.2, whole genome shotgun sequence genome encodes these proteins:
- the LOC128681875 gene encoding 43 kDa receptor-associated protein of the synapse homolog isoform X2, giving the protein MSWDSLESRDFLGGVPAHQLSATRLLSSPDTSRHHLDEQPEVYPFSEDYNGGDARNGALRWGSRFGPALRPPTAGLLDCFRVCRSRLDQYLARRKIERGVRLYGQNEQRLAVKVWLSALRGVRHRTDKFALLGHLYQAYMDFGKYRESLEFANRQLGISEELDSAPMRAEAYLNLARAHQTLGGLDRALSYARHALYNDCGGGSTAGCVHLTVAAVSLELGAFSKAMDGFQKALAVAQAQNDNTLLLQVYVGLSELWRRLRDAERAVACAARACDLGRGPRAADLNTRHHRTALLQMAAALRARGELGDAHDYCNEALRLAAVAGDQGCYARAVRIAGDVYRRKCDVGKALRHYEVAMGAGQALGDRLAQMEAMDGAARCLEALRLQGRICNCRPLEFNTRLLEVATSVGAKMLVRRVRLRLAEIYAALGDAAAAARQRRAAAAWAAPACARCREPLADQPESLASLPCAHIVHHACMPESWSRRSTRSQSGAAGAECAECASPRAPRAPPPAPPAPRTLPSQDFPFGTPPTMRDSDLNSVVSDRSSQQATSSV; this is encoded by the exons ATGTCATGGGACTCCCTGGAGTCACGCGACTTCCTCGG CGGGGTGCCGGCGCACCAGCTGTCGGCCACGCGACTGCTCAGCTCCCCTGATACTTCGCGACACCACCTCGATGAACAGCCGG AGGTGTACCCATTCTCGGAAGACTATAACGGCGGCGACGCCCGCAACGGGGCGCTCCGCTGGGGCTCCCGGTTCGGGCCGGCGCTCCGCCCCCCCACCGCGGGGCTGCTCGACTGCTTCCGCGTGTGCCGCTCCCGGCTGGACCAGTACTTGGCTAGGAGGAAG ATTGAACGCGGCGTCCGCCTCTACGGGCAGAACGAACAGCGACTTGCGGTCAAAGTATGGCTCTCGGCGTTGCGTGGCGTGCGACACCGCACCGACAAGTTCGCGCTGCTGGGACACTTGTATCAAGCTTACATGGATTTTGGAAAATACAG GGAATCTCTGGAGTTTGCCAATCGGCAACTGGGCATATCCGAAGAACTGGACTCGGCTCCGATGCGCGCAGAGGCTTATTTGAACTTGGCTCGTGCACATCAGACTTTAGGGGGCCTCGATAG AGCCTTGTCCTATGCCCGCCATGCTCTGTACAATGATTGCGGCGGGGGTTCCACCGCGGGCTGCGTGCACCTCACGGTGGCGGCCGTCAGCCTCGAGTTGGGCGCCTTCTCCAAGGCCATGGACGGTTTCCAGAAGGCCCTGGCTGTTGCGCAGGCGCAGAACGACAACACTCTACTGTTGCAG GTATACGTGGGTCTATCAGAGTTGTGGCGTCGCCTGCGCGACGCAGAGCGCGCGGTGGCGTGCGCAGCGCGCGCGTGCGACCTCGGGCGCGGCCCGCGCGCCGCGGACCTCAACACGCGCCACCACCGCACCGCGCTGCTGCAGATGGCGGCGGCGCTGCGCGCGCGCGGGGAGCTGGGGGACGCACATGACTATTGTAAT GAGGCACTGAGACTGGCAGCAGTGGCTGGAGACCAGGGTTGTTATGCCAGGGCGGTCAGAATTGCCGGAGACGTTTACAGGAGAAAATGTGACGTGGGGAAAGCTCTCag GCATTACGAAGTGGCGATGGGCGCGGGGCAAGCGCTCGGCGACCGCCTGGCCCAGATGGAGGCCATGGACGGCGCCGCGCGCTGCCTGGAGGCGCTGCGCCTGCAGGGCCGGATCTGCAACTGTCGCCCGCTGGAGTTCAACACGAGGCTGCTGGAAGTCGCTACTTCTGTCGGGGCTAAG ATGCTGGTGCGGCGCGTGCGCTTGCGCCTGGCGGAGATCTACGCGGCGCTGGGGgacgcggcggcggcggcgcgacagcggcgcgcggcggcggcgtggGCCGCGCCCGCGTGCGCGCGCTGCCGCGAGCCGCTCGCCGACCAGCCCGAGTCGCTCGCCTCGCTGCCCTGCGCCCACATCGTGCACCACGC TTGCATGCCGGAATCCTGGTCGCGCCGCTCGACGCGCAGCCAGAGcggcgcggcgggcgcggAGTGCGCGGAGTGCGCGTCGCCGCGCGCGccccgcgcgccgccgcccgcgccgcccgcgcccCGCACGCTGCCCTCGCAG gacTTTCCGTTTGGCACCCCGCCCACGATGCGAGATTCTGACTTGAACTCTGTTGTGTCAGACCGCAGCAGCCAGCAAGCGACATCAagtgtttaa
- the LOC128681875 gene encoding 43 kDa receptor-associated protein of the synapse homolog isoform X1 produces the protein MSWDSLESRDFLGGVPAHQLSATRLLSSPDTSRHHLDEQPEVYPFSEDYNGGDARNGALRWGSRFGPALRPPTAGLLDCFRVCRSRLDQYLARRKIERGVRLYGQNEQRLAVKVWLSALRGVRHRTDKFALLGHLYQAYMDFGKYRESLEFANRQLGISEELDSAPMRAEAYLNLARAHQTLGGLDRALSYARHALYNDCGGGSTAGCVHLTVAAVSLELGAFSKAMDGFQKALAVAQAQNDNTLLLQVNFVKVYVGLSELWRRLRDAERAVACAARACDLGRGPRAADLNTRHHRTALLQMAAALRARGELGDAHDYCNEALRLAAVAGDQGCYARAVRIAGDVYRRKCDVGKALRHYEVAMGAGQALGDRLAQMEAMDGAARCLEALRLQGRICNCRPLEFNTRLLEVATSVGAKMLVRRVRLRLAEIYAALGDAAAAARQRRAAAAWAAPACARCREPLADQPESLASLPCAHIVHHACMPESWSRRSTRSQSGAAGAECAECASPRAPRAPPPAPPAPRTLPSQDFPFGTPPTMRDSDLNSVVSDRSSQQATSSV, from the exons ATGTCATGGGACTCCCTGGAGTCACGCGACTTCCTCGG CGGGGTGCCGGCGCACCAGCTGTCGGCCACGCGACTGCTCAGCTCCCCTGATACTTCGCGACACCACCTCGATGAACAGCCGG AGGTGTACCCATTCTCGGAAGACTATAACGGCGGCGACGCCCGCAACGGGGCGCTCCGCTGGGGCTCCCGGTTCGGGCCGGCGCTCCGCCCCCCCACCGCGGGGCTGCTCGACTGCTTCCGCGTGTGCCGCTCCCGGCTGGACCAGTACTTGGCTAGGAGGAAG ATTGAACGCGGCGTCCGCCTCTACGGGCAGAACGAACAGCGACTTGCGGTCAAAGTATGGCTCTCGGCGTTGCGTGGCGTGCGACACCGCACCGACAAGTTCGCGCTGCTGGGACACTTGTATCAAGCTTACATGGATTTTGGAAAATACAG GGAATCTCTGGAGTTTGCCAATCGGCAACTGGGCATATCCGAAGAACTGGACTCGGCTCCGATGCGCGCAGAGGCTTATTTGAACTTGGCTCGTGCACATCAGACTTTAGGGGGCCTCGATAG AGCCTTGTCCTATGCCCGCCATGCTCTGTACAATGATTGCGGCGGGGGTTCCACCGCGGGCTGCGTGCACCTCACGGTGGCGGCCGTCAGCCTCGAGTTGGGCGCCTTCTCCAAGGCCATGGACGGTTTCCAGAAGGCCCTGGCTGTTGCGCAGGCGCAGAACGACAACACTCTACTGTTGCAGGTTAATTTTGTCAAG GTATACGTGGGTCTATCAGAGTTGTGGCGTCGCCTGCGCGACGCAGAGCGCGCGGTGGCGTGCGCAGCGCGCGCGTGCGACCTCGGGCGCGGCCCGCGCGCCGCGGACCTCAACACGCGCCACCACCGCACCGCGCTGCTGCAGATGGCGGCGGCGCTGCGCGCGCGCGGGGAGCTGGGGGACGCACATGACTATTGTAAT GAGGCACTGAGACTGGCAGCAGTGGCTGGAGACCAGGGTTGTTATGCCAGGGCGGTCAGAATTGCCGGAGACGTTTACAGGAGAAAATGTGACGTGGGGAAAGCTCTCag GCATTACGAAGTGGCGATGGGCGCGGGGCAAGCGCTCGGCGACCGCCTGGCCCAGATGGAGGCCATGGACGGCGCCGCGCGCTGCCTGGAGGCGCTGCGCCTGCAGGGCCGGATCTGCAACTGTCGCCCGCTGGAGTTCAACACGAGGCTGCTGGAAGTCGCTACTTCTGTCGGGGCTAAG ATGCTGGTGCGGCGCGTGCGCTTGCGCCTGGCGGAGATCTACGCGGCGCTGGGGgacgcggcggcggcggcgcgacagcggcgcgcggcggcggcgtggGCCGCGCCCGCGTGCGCGCGCTGCCGCGAGCCGCTCGCCGACCAGCCCGAGTCGCTCGCCTCGCTGCCCTGCGCCCACATCGTGCACCACGC TTGCATGCCGGAATCCTGGTCGCGCCGCTCGACGCGCAGCCAGAGcggcgcggcgggcgcggAGTGCGCGGAGTGCGCGTCGCCGCGCGCGccccgcgcgccgccgcccgcgccgcccgcgcccCGCACGCTGCCCTCGCAG gacTTTCCGTTTGGCACCCCGCCCACGATGCGAGATTCTGACTTGAACTCTGTTGTGTCAGACCGCAGCAGCCAGCAAGCGACATCAagtgtttaa
- the LOC128681876 gene encoding CUE domain-containing protein 2-A: MNAIAKQESFVKKSLFQFITRNIPSANLNVIDDIVLSYVISILEEASQDPCFDVEGLIEMMAGYIPEFGRIDPGQVLSWVLQLESDLSRGNESDSSSNNDDSSASDKISLTLQSLSDMLPSITKTSRSHSNSESSEGETRRPAVVGETDLSVECDILHEMFPNTCAMEIKHCLSIAFGDITQAAAIILHRRETGQSLSIAALHSTVKQPLCDDHELKSRIIARYSYVDKNSLSKEHKPLAPKISPKKLVRYRDNKIVSLKGERYTEVPKSGADEEHLKKPKKQHCP, from the exons ATGAATGCCATAGCGAAACAAGAGTCCTTCGTCAAGAAGAgtttatttcagtttattaCTCGAAACATCCCATCAGCTAACTTGAACGTAATAGATGACATAGTACTCTCCTATGTAATATCTATTTTGGAGGAGGCTTCCCAGGACCCCTGCTTCGATGTAGAAG GGTTGATAGAGATGATGGCTGGGTACATCCCGGAGTTTGGGCGCATCGATCCCGGGCAGGTGCTGTCCTGGGTGCTCCAGCTCGAGTCGGACCTCTCCCGCGGGAACGAGAGTGACTCCTCGTCCAACAATG ACGATTCGTCCGCGAGTGACAAGATCAGCCTGACTCTCCAAAGCCTGAGCGACATGCTGCCTTCCATCACTAAAACCAGCCG CTCCCACTCCAACTCTGAGAGCTCTGAGGGCGAAACCCGCCGCCCGGCCGTGGTCGGCGAGACCGACTTGTCTGTGGAGTGCGACATACTCCATGAGATGTTCCCTAACACTTGTGCTATGGag ATCAAGCATTGCCTCTCGATCGCCTTCGGGGACATAACCCAAGCGGCCGCCATCATACTGCACCGCCGCGAGACTGGCCAGTCTCTGTCCATCGCCGCACTGCATTCCACTGTGAAACAACCCTTGTGCGACGACCACGAGCTGAAGAGCCGCATCATAGCTCG TTATTCGTACGTGGACAAAAACTCACTGAGCAAGGAGCATAAGCCACTGGCTCCCAAGATCTCGCCCAAGAAGCTGGTCCGCTACCGCGATAACAAGATCGTTTCGCTCAAGGGGGAGCGTTACACTGAG gtGCCGAAATCCGGAGCCGACGAGGAACATTTAAAGAAGCCCAAAAAACAGCATTGCCCTTAA